One window of Balearica regulorum gibbericeps isolate bBalReg1 chromosome 10, bBalReg1.pri, whole genome shotgun sequence genomic DNA carries:
- the ARHGEF3 gene encoding rho guanine nucleotide exchange factor 3 isoform X3, whose protein sequence is MPGAEEEEEGARPKQQQQNNFSLFPSTKGWNFRGKKRKQSTQDEDTISICSLDTSEPSNKRVKPLSRVTSLASLIPPVRATPLKRFSQTLQRSISFRSDNRPDLFSPRPWSRNMPPANTKRRDSKLWSETFDVCVNHMLTSKEIKRQEAIFELSQGEEDLIEDLKLAKKAYHDPMLKLSIMTEQELNQIFGTLDSLIPLHEDLLRRLQEVRKPDGSTEHVGHILVGWLPCLNSYDSYCSNQVAAKALLDHKKQDHRVQDFLQRCLESPFSRKLDLWNFLDIPRSRLVKYPLLLREILRHTPNDHPDQQHLEEAINIIQGIVAEINIKTGESECQYYKERLVYLEEGHRDLLIDNSRVVCCHGELKNNRGVKLHVFLFEEVLVITRAITHNEQLCYQLYRPPIPVRELVLEDLQDGEVRLGGSIRGAFSNNERIKNFFRVSFKNGSQSQSHSLQANDSFNKQQWLNCIRQAKEKVTCAGKAGMPNSEAHFLLSPNGSRVPQGENTLEQMDQSDCESDCSMDTSEISIDCERMEQTNSCENEKQIETNV, encoded by the exons GAGCCCAGTAACAAACGGGTCAAGCCACTTTCCAGAGTTACATCACTAGCGAGTCTCATTCCTCCTGTACGAGCCACTCCACTGAAGCGCTTTAGCCAGACACTTCAG CGTTCTATCAGTTTCCGTAGTGACAACCGCCCAGATCTGTTCAGTCCACGACCATGGTCTCGAAATATGCCCCCTGCTAACACAAAGCGGAGAGACAGCAAACTATGGAGTGAGACCTTTGATGTTTGTGTCAATCACATGCTTACATCTAAAGAAATCAAGCGTCAAGag GCTATCTTTGAACTTTCCCAGGGAGAAGAAGACTTGATCGAAGACCTGAAGTTAGCAAaaaag GCTTATCATGACCCAATGCTCAAACTTTCCATAATGACAGAGCAAGAGTTGAACCAAATTTTTGGAACGTTGGACTCTCTAATTCCGCTACATGAAG ATCTTCTTAGGCGGCTTCAAGAAGTCAGGAAACCTGATGGATCAACAGAACATGTTGGCCATATCCTTGTGGGTTGG CTTCCATGCCTAAACTCCTATGATAGCTACTGCAGCAATCAAGTAGCAGCCAAAGCCTTACTGGACCACAAGAAACAAGATCACAGAGTGCAAGATTTCCTACAGCGCTGCTTAGAGTCTCCTTTTAGTCGCAAACTGGACCTTTGGAATTTCCTTGACATCCCAAGAAGCCGTTTGGTTAAATACCCATTACTACTCAGAGAAATTTTGAGACACACACCAAATGATCATCCAGATCAGCAGCACCTTGAAGAAGCT ataaaTATAATTCAGGGCATAGTGGCTGAAATCAACATAAAGACTGGTGAATCTGAATGCCAGTATTACAAAGAGAGACTTGTTTATCTCGAAGAAGGTCACAGGGATTTGTTGATTGATAATTCACGTGTTGTATGTTGCCATGGTGAACTGAAGAACAACAGGGGAGTG aaactgCATGTCTTCCTCTTTGAAGAAGTGTTGGTGATTACTCGAGCTATCACCCATAATGAACAGCTCTGCTACCAGCTGTATCGGCCGCCAATTCCGGTGAGGGAGCTTGTGCTAGAAGACTTGCAAGATGGAGAGGTGCGACTGGGTGGATCCATACGTGGTGCATTCAGCAACAACGAGAGAA TCAAAAACTTCTTTAGAGTCAGCTTCAAAAATGGATCTCAAAGCCAGTCTCACTCACTGCAAGCCAATGACTCCTTCAACAAACAACAGTGGCTTAACTGTATCCGCCAGGCCAAAGAAAAAGTTACGTGTGCAGGCAAAGCTGGCATGCCGAACTCGgaagcacattttcttttgtcaccAAATGGAAGCAGAGTACCCCAGGGAGAAAACACGCTTGAGCAAATGGACCAATCGGACTGTGAGTCAGACTGTAGCATGGACACCAGCGAGATCAGCATTGACTGTGAACGTATGGAACAGACAAActcttgtgaaaatgaaaagcaaatagaaacCAATGTTTGA
- the ARHGEF3 gene encoding rho guanine nucleotide exchange factor 3 isoform X4: MVWCCFFVHHQKKRKQSTQDEDTISICSLDTSEPSNKRVKPLSRVTSLASLIPPVRATPLKRFSQTLQRSISFRSDNRPDLFSPRPWSRNMPPANTKRRDSKLWSETFDVCVNHMLTSKEIKRQEAIFELSQGEEDLIEDLKLAKKAYHDPMLKLSIMTEQELNQIFGTLDSLIPLHEDLLRRLQEVRKPDGSTEHVGHILVGWLPCLNSYDSYCSNQVAAKALLDHKKQDHRVQDFLQRCLESPFSRKLDLWNFLDIPRSRLVKYPLLLREILRHTPNDHPDQQHLEEAINIIQGIVAEINIKTGESECQYYKERLVYLEEGHRDLLIDNSRVVCCHGELKNNRGVKLHVFLFEEVLVITRAITHNEQLCYQLYRPPIPVRELVLEDLQDGEVRLGGSIRGAFSNNERIKNFFRVSFKNGSQSQSHSLQANDSFNKQQWLNCIRQAKEKVTCAGKAGMPNSEAHFLLSPNGSRVPQGENTLEQMDQSDCESDCSMDTSEISIDCERMEQTNSCENEKQIETNV, encoded by the exons GAGCCCAGTAACAAACGGGTCAAGCCACTTTCCAGAGTTACATCACTAGCGAGTCTCATTCCTCCTGTACGAGCCACTCCACTGAAGCGCTTTAGCCAGACACTTCAG CGTTCTATCAGTTTCCGTAGTGACAACCGCCCAGATCTGTTCAGTCCACGACCATGGTCTCGAAATATGCCCCCTGCTAACACAAAGCGGAGAGACAGCAAACTATGGAGTGAGACCTTTGATGTTTGTGTCAATCACATGCTTACATCTAAAGAAATCAAGCGTCAAGag GCTATCTTTGAACTTTCCCAGGGAGAAGAAGACTTGATCGAAGACCTGAAGTTAGCAAaaaag GCTTATCATGACCCAATGCTCAAACTTTCCATAATGACAGAGCAAGAGTTGAACCAAATTTTTGGAACGTTGGACTCTCTAATTCCGCTACATGAAG ATCTTCTTAGGCGGCTTCAAGAAGTCAGGAAACCTGATGGATCAACAGAACATGTTGGCCATATCCTTGTGGGTTGG CTTCCATGCCTAAACTCCTATGATAGCTACTGCAGCAATCAAGTAGCAGCCAAAGCCTTACTGGACCACAAGAAACAAGATCACAGAGTGCAAGATTTCCTACAGCGCTGCTTAGAGTCTCCTTTTAGTCGCAAACTGGACCTTTGGAATTTCCTTGACATCCCAAGAAGCCGTTTGGTTAAATACCCATTACTACTCAGAGAAATTTTGAGACACACACCAAATGATCATCCAGATCAGCAGCACCTTGAAGAAGCT ataaaTATAATTCAGGGCATAGTGGCTGAAATCAACATAAAGACTGGTGAATCTGAATGCCAGTATTACAAAGAGAGACTTGTTTATCTCGAAGAAGGTCACAGGGATTTGTTGATTGATAATTCACGTGTTGTATGTTGCCATGGTGAACTGAAGAACAACAGGGGAGTG aaactgCATGTCTTCCTCTTTGAAGAAGTGTTGGTGATTACTCGAGCTATCACCCATAATGAACAGCTCTGCTACCAGCTGTATCGGCCGCCAATTCCGGTGAGGGAGCTTGTGCTAGAAGACTTGCAAGATGGAGAGGTGCGACTGGGTGGATCCATACGTGGTGCATTCAGCAACAACGAGAGAA TCAAAAACTTCTTTAGAGTCAGCTTCAAAAATGGATCTCAAAGCCAGTCTCACTCACTGCAAGCCAATGACTCCTTCAACAAACAACAGTGGCTTAACTGTATCCGCCAGGCCAAAGAAAAAGTTACGTGTGCAGGCAAAGCTGGCATGCCGAACTCGgaagcacattttcttttgtcaccAAATGGAAGCAGAGTACCCCAGGGAGAAAACACGCTTGAGCAAATGGACCAATCGGACTGTGAGTCAGACTGTAGCATGGACACCAGCGAGATCAGCATTGACTGTGAACGTATGGAACAGACAAActcttgtgaaaatgaaaagcaaatagaaacCAATGTTTGA
- the ARHGEF3 gene encoding rho guanine nucleotide exchange factor 3 isoform X5, which translates to MVAKDYPFYMSVKRANCALEVQTVTSPAKETEEPSNKRVKPLSRVTSLASLIPPVRATPLKRFSQTLQRSISFRSDNRPDLFSPRPWSRNMPPANTKRRDSKLWSETFDVCVNHMLTSKEIKRQEAIFELSQGEEDLIEDLKLAKKAYHDPMLKLSIMTEQELNQIFGTLDSLIPLHEDLLRRLQEVRKPDGSTEHVGHILVGWLPCLNSYDSYCSNQVAAKALLDHKKQDHRVQDFLQRCLESPFSRKLDLWNFLDIPRSRLVKYPLLLREILRHTPNDHPDQQHLEEAINIIQGIVAEINIKTGESECQYYKERLVYLEEGHRDLLIDNSRVVCCHGELKNNRGVKLHVFLFEEVLVITRAITHNEQLCYQLYRPPIPVRELVLEDLQDGEVRLGGSIRGAFSNNERIKNFFRVSFKNGSQSQSHSLQANDSFNKQQWLNCIRQAKEKVTCAGKAGMPNSEAHFLLSPNGSRVPQGENTLEQMDQSDCESDCSMDTSEISIDCERMEQTNSCENEKQIETNV; encoded by the exons GAGCCCAGTAACAAACGGGTCAAGCCACTTTCCAGAGTTACATCACTAGCGAGTCTCATTCCTCCTGTACGAGCCACTCCACTGAAGCGCTTTAGCCAGACACTTCAG CGTTCTATCAGTTTCCGTAGTGACAACCGCCCAGATCTGTTCAGTCCACGACCATGGTCTCGAAATATGCCCCCTGCTAACACAAAGCGGAGAGACAGCAAACTATGGAGTGAGACCTTTGATGTTTGTGTCAATCACATGCTTACATCTAAAGAAATCAAGCGTCAAGag GCTATCTTTGAACTTTCCCAGGGAGAAGAAGACTTGATCGAAGACCTGAAGTTAGCAAaaaag GCTTATCATGACCCAATGCTCAAACTTTCCATAATGACAGAGCAAGAGTTGAACCAAATTTTTGGAACGTTGGACTCTCTAATTCCGCTACATGAAG ATCTTCTTAGGCGGCTTCAAGAAGTCAGGAAACCTGATGGATCAACAGAACATGTTGGCCATATCCTTGTGGGTTGG CTTCCATGCCTAAACTCCTATGATAGCTACTGCAGCAATCAAGTAGCAGCCAAAGCCTTACTGGACCACAAGAAACAAGATCACAGAGTGCAAGATTTCCTACAGCGCTGCTTAGAGTCTCCTTTTAGTCGCAAACTGGACCTTTGGAATTTCCTTGACATCCCAAGAAGCCGTTTGGTTAAATACCCATTACTACTCAGAGAAATTTTGAGACACACACCAAATGATCATCCAGATCAGCAGCACCTTGAAGAAGCT ataaaTATAATTCAGGGCATAGTGGCTGAAATCAACATAAAGACTGGTGAATCTGAATGCCAGTATTACAAAGAGAGACTTGTTTATCTCGAAGAAGGTCACAGGGATTTGTTGATTGATAATTCACGTGTTGTATGTTGCCATGGTGAACTGAAGAACAACAGGGGAGTG aaactgCATGTCTTCCTCTTTGAAGAAGTGTTGGTGATTACTCGAGCTATCACCCATAATGAACAGCTCTGCTACCAGCTGTATCGGCCGCCAATTCCGGTGAGGGAGCTTGTGCTAGAAGACTTGCAAGATGGAGAGGTGCGACTGGGTGGATCCATACGTGGTGCATTCAGCAACAACGAGAGAA TCAAAAACTTCTTTAGAGTCAGCTTCAAAAATGGATCTCAAAGCCAGTCTCACTCACTGCAAGCCAATGACTCCTTCAACAAACAACAGTGGCTTAACTGTATCCGCCAGGCCAAAGAAAAAGTTACGTGTGCAGGCAAAGCTGGCATGCCGAACTCGgaagcacattttcttttgtcaccAAATGGAAGCAGAGTACCCCAGGGAGAAAACACGCTTGAGCAAATGGACCAATCGGACTGTGAGTCAGACTGTAGCATGGACACCAGCGAGATCAGCATTGACTGTGAACGTATGGAACAGACAAActcttgtgaaaatgaaaagcaaatagaaacCAATGTTTGA
- the ARHGEF3 gene encoding rho guanine nucleotide exchange factor 3 isoform X6, whose amino-acid sequence MVAKDYPFYMSVKRANCALEVQTVTSPAKETEEPSNKRVKPLSRVTSLASLIPPVRATPLKRFSQTLQRSISFRSDNRPDLFSPRPWSRNMPPANTKRRDSKLWSETFDVCVNHMLTSKEIKRQEAIFELSQGEEDLIEDLKLAKKAYHDPMLKLSIMTEQELNQIFGTLDSLIPLHEDLLRRLQEVRKPDGSTEHVGHILVGWLPCLNSYDSYCSNQVAAKALLDHKKQDHRVQDFLQRCLESPFSRKLDLWNFLDIPRSRLVKYPLLLREILRHTPNDHPDQQHLEEAINIIQGIVAEINIKTGESECQYYKERLVYLEEGHRDLLIDNSRVVCCHGELKNNRGVKLHVFLFEEVLVITRAITHNEQLCYQLYRPPIPVRELVLEDLQDGESKTSLESASKMDLKASLTHCKPMTPSTNNSGLTVSARPKKKLRVQAKLACRTRKHIFFCHQMEAEYPREKTRLSKWTNRTVSQTVAWTPARSALTVNVWNRQTLVKMKSK is encoded by the exons GAGCCCAGTAACAAACGGGTCAAGCCACTTTCCAGAGTTACATCACTAGCGAGTCTCATTCCTCCTGTACGAGCCACTCCACTGAAGCGCTTTAGCCAGACACTTCAG CGTTCTATCAGTTTCCGTAGTGACAACCGCCCAGATCTGTTCAGTCCACGACCATGGTCTCGAAATATGCCCCCTGCTAACACAAAGCGGAGAGACAGCAAACTATGGAGTGAGACCTTTGATGTTTGTGTCAATCACATGCTTACATCTAAAGAAATCAAGCGTCAAGag GCTATCTTTGAACTTTCCCAGGGAGAAGAAGACTTGATCGAAGACCTGAAGTTAGCAAaaaag GCTTATCATGACCCAATGCTCAAACTTTCCATAATGACAGAGCAAGAGTTGAACCAAATTTTTGGAACGTTGGACTCTCTAATTCCGCTACATGAAG ATCTTCTTAGGCGGCTTCAAGAAGTCAGGAAACCTGATGGATCAACAGAACATGTTGGCCATATCCTTGTGGGTTGG CTTCCATGCCTAAACTCCTATGATAGCTACTGCAGCAATCAAGTAGCAGCCAAAGCCTTACTGGACCACAAGAAACAAGATCACAGAGTGCAAGATTTCCTACAGCGCTGCTTAGAGTCTCCTTTTAGTCGCAAACTGGACCTTTGGAATTTCCTTGACATCCCAAGAAGCCGTTTGGTTAAATACCCATTACTACTCAGAGAAATTTTGAGACACACACCAAATGATCATCCAGATCAGCAGCACCTTGAAGAAGCT ataaaTATAATTCAGGGCATAGTGGCTGAAATCAACATAAAGACTGGTGAATCTGAATGCCAGTATTACAAAGAGAGACTTGTTTATCTCGAAGAAGGTCACAGGGATTTGTTGATTGATAATTCACGTGTTGTATGTTGCCATGGTGAACTGAAGAACAACAGGGGAGTG aaactgCATGTCTTCCTCTTTGAAGAAGTGTTGGTGATTACTCGAGCTATCACCCATAATGAACAGCTCTGCTACCAGCTGTATCGGCCGCCAATTCCGGTGAGGGAGCTTGTGCTAGAAGACTTGCAAGATGGAGAG TCAAAAACTTCTTTAGAGTCAGCTTCAAAAATGGATCTCAAAGCCAGTCTCACTCACTGCAAGCCAATGACTCCTTCAACAAACAACAGTGGCTTAACTGTATCCGCCAGGCCAAAGAAAAAGTTACGTGTGCAGGCAAAGCTGGCATGCCGAACTCGgaagcacattttcttttgtcaccAAATGGAAGCAGAGTACCCCAGGGAGAAAACACGCTTGAGCAAATGGACCAATCGGACTGTGAGTCAGACTGTAGCATGGACACCAGCGAGATCAGCATTGACTGTGAACGTATGGAACAGACAAActcttgtgaaaatgaaaagcaaatag